ATGCTAACAATTTTGTGCCCCCAGACCCAGTGGTGAGAGCCCTACCCTCTCCCTCACGGTAAGGCTTCTATTCCAAACCTATTACCACTTACCCTACATATATCCCAGCACAGCTGAAGATCCGAATTAAATAGTGACCCACATGGCAAGAGTCCTGCCCATGACCAACCGGAGCTGCTCGCGGAATAATTAAGGAGTGTCTTATTGCGGCGTAGTTATTCACGCCATAGGTCCAAGGCTTTTAATGATGGCTGGTGCTTCGTTGCTTGCTAGGTTAATTCTGCACTTCACGTCTGGGGGTTTCCTTGTGTTCTACAATTGCCGGATACTGAGGTGTTCTTCGCCGTCCGTGGAGCCCACCTGTGATATCCTGTCCTCGGAGTTTGACAAGGGAAAGGCTTTACGTGCGCTGTCACTTCCTAGACCGGTCTGCATCTCTCTGATGGATCAGAGGCACTTCTCAGGAGTAGGTAAGAAGAACCTAAATTTCATGATGTCCTCATGTCTATGTATTACCCATGGGGTGACTACCGCATGGCGCACGTTTCACAATCACCGAGGTGGTTGTCACTCTTCCAGTAGACGAGGAAGATCCTCGGTTACTTTAAATTCCAACCGAGGGTGGAATTGTACTTCTGAGAAGACAGTGGCCTCCACCAAAAAGAAGTTTGACGAGGCACCAGAATCTCTTCGCCCCTGTTCAAGCACCAGACGACTAAGTTTCATTAGGGATATGGGTCCTGGAATAACAGAAAATAACACATACTAATGCAGCAGACTCCAAGCAGTGGCCCTCCAGCTGTGTCCAAACTGTGGCCCTCCAGCAGTTCGGGAAACTCCTCCCACCTGTGTCTGTCATGGTATGCCTGGAGCTGGAGTTTCACAAATCCTAGAGGACCACGAATTGGAGACCACTgttctaaggcctagttcacatcttgTTTACGCACCTACGTTTGACATCTATGCCGGGAAGAACTCCCGACGTGTTCCTAAAACGTAGACTGTGGCACCATAGACTATAGTGGTATTAGTTAAATGGCTGTCATGAACTGGGGTCTTAAGGGTTTGACATATCCGTTAAACGCATACCCTTATACCCTTATAGTGTAGGTGACAGATGCCAATGTAGTACAAGGGTTTGCGTTTTTCAAAAATTCTTTCCATGCCACGTTATAAATTTTAGTGGCGCTCGTAGATACAGGAGAAATCTTCTGAGTCGGCAGCAGATACAAAAGGAAATATTCtgtgaggaagaatgtatccagcactTGTAGTAAAACTTCTAGTTTATTAGGTCATCTTTAAAAAACTGCAAATTAAAATGATCTTGGGaggacgcttacgcgtttcaaaccacTAGGTTTCTTAATCCTAGCTGATTAAGAACCCTAgtggtttgaaacgcgtaagcgtcctCCCAGGAGCACAAATATAAACTAGGCCTAATATGTTTCTGTACTGCAGATTTAAAGGGGTAATAAAATTTTTTCCCCACTTAGGGGCTGAGAATTAAATAAGATGGAacgaaaagcaatacttacctgtcCTTGCCCCCGGCAATCCAGCGCTGAGGCTCCGGCGGCAGTCCCGGTGCTTGTTTATATGCACatagcatgtgaccactgcagctaatCAGAGGACTCAGTGGGGCTCCCTGGTGATGAATCTTAATTCTGCCATAATGCCtgaaatacaacatatggccgctgagccctctgattggctggagCGGTCATATGCTACGTGTATGTAAACGACCGGCGGGAGTGTTTCCGGAGCGACAGTGTTGGATCGCCGGAGGCAAGTATAGGTAAATTTTGCTTTTGTCTGATTTCATTTTCAGCCCCTAAGAAAAAAATTcacttcccggataaccccttttaatgaCTGGGTGGGGAATATATCAAGAGTTTTGTAGACCGCCAAAGTTGTGCTAAAATTTGCGGCTGTTTACTTTTCCCACTACTCTCCGAAAGTGGCGAGAAAAATGGGCAGGGCTGAGCTAAAGGGATTAATTTACGCCTAAAACTGGCGTGAAATCTATGCCAACTCCTGACTGGCGCTGGCATATATTTCAGTCTGAGGGGTGTAGCATGTTACAGGCCCATGGTAGTCCTTTACTGTCCTCCCCAttggacacatttttttttttaatgtctcatTATACTCCCCTCACCGCTCCTTCTCTAGCTCCCCCTTCATGCGGCGGCTTATTCAAGGGACTGACACTGCCCGGCTTCGAAAACCTGAATAAGCCGCTAcatgaagaggagcggtgagtatgtatttttattttgtaatgtaagggggggggggggacaggacGGATGAGATGCGGTTGTTCCGCCGCAATTGTGGCGCATGGCCAGCGAGATATGTGACGTTTATTAAGAGACGTTGACCCCAATGTATTGTTGACTGATAACATTCTCTCCAGGGAACATCATAAAGAATGAGATCCTGTTTCTGGCTGAAGTCCACCCGCTCTCCCTGGGCTCCCTGCTGCCCGTAGAAACCCTGCGTACCCTCGTTGACCATGCCATAAGCTTCACTGCCCAGTGGCTGAGGAACAAGATGCAGGGAGAGCCGTTACACTACCACATCTACATGAAGGAGCACTGCGAGAAGGGGCACAAGGTTGTCAAAGAAAGCATCGGACCCCCGTGTGGACTGCAGCGGCTTACCTGGTATTGTCCTACGTGTCAGGAACGTGTACAATCCCCCACACAGGAACGGTCATAGGCACGGGAAGAGTCGTCCTATAGACCTACTCCAGTcagatatacaccgcgttcttccTGTAAATgtccatagagggcagtattatagttgttatatttttgtacatagggggcagtatttaccATTTGAGTAAATGGATTCTAGTCTCTTCGTATGAAATTATGGAAAAATTAGGGCGGATTAATGTAACGGGAGACGTTATTGTCCTAAATGTATATGTTTGATAGAGCGCTTGTATATCTAGGTATTAGATATGACAATTACTATGAGAATAATAGTAAAACTAATTTATAATCTTCTAAAGCTGATAAATGataaacactttttatttttatttcctctTCATTATGATTTTCAATATTAGCCGACTCTGTGTAAACGGCTCATGCTACCGACAGCCGTATATTTCCCCCGCAGCGGCCACAACAGGGGCAACGCGGTACTtcatggtggccattcaaatgaatgtgaccaaataataaatggaatggCTGCGTCCTCCAAAGAAAGTCACTCGTCGttatgccctgttcacactggttttttttttggatTCGGAAACTGCGCCAAAAGATGGCCGAAAaccagcgggaaaaagaagtggcaTGGCCTTTCTTCTGCCATTTccgtttttaggctggattcacacgagcatattacgtccataatggtcggaacgtattttggctgcaagtcccggaccggacTAACTACAGGGAGCCGATCTCCTAGCatgatagttatgtacgacactaggagtccctgcctcgctgcgggacaactgtcccgtactgtaatcatgttttcagtacgggacagtagttccacggagaggcagggactcctagcgtcgtacataactatgatgctaggagtccgactccctgcagtgtggtcggtccgggacttgcggccaaaatacgttccgtccttttcggaccaaatacgctcgtgtgaatccagccttagcctcTCATTCACAGCAAGGGGAGGCAGAgcacgcgtttttcacagcggTTTTTGCCCGCAGGGTTCAATGTCCGCAGTCGAAAATTCAGCGGGAAAACGTGGCAAAGAGAATGCAAGCAGGTCAAGATCGGAAGgaattttaatgcagatttttctgcctgcaaaaaaactcagtgtgatccGGACATCATTAATTCTCTATtataggagggggaggggggggggagggggtcgtCTCGGGGTGATAGGAGTCTATACGCCCTAATGCAAACCCTGTTTGAGTTCTGTCTCGTTAGGGTCAgtgcacacggcctattttcagacgtaattcaggcgttttacacctcgaattacgcctgagaggacggctccattacgcctgcaaacatctgcccgttgctttcaatgggttttacggtgttctgttcagacgaggtgtcattttacacgtcgctgtcaaaagacggcgcgtaaaaatacgcctgcatcaaagaagtgcaggacactacttgggacgtttttggagccgtttttctttgacgccgttgaaaaacagctccgataacgtccgtaatggatgccgcgaaaatcgcgagtacttgcaaaaacgtctgaaattcaggagctgttttcgcctgaaaacagctccgtaatttcagacgtaatttgttaagacgtgtgaacgagCCGTACAGCTGTGTccaacatgaccaggacagaaggCGTGATGGACGCCAAGAGTCAAACGTACGGCAAAAACCCTGGTGTGCAGAGGCAGTGGCACACGTCCTTTATAAATATGGCGCAGATCACGTGTATATCTAGCGGACATTGCCCCGATGCTCTGCCGCATTTCTATACTGCGCTGATCAGCGGTTTTCAAGTGGAAATGCGATCGTCGTTGGACACAtttataaaatgcgccaaaacagTGGCCTAGTGTTTAGAAAAATGGCGTGTGACGTGGTTCATATTTATTAGACGTGCGCCATCTTGTTCTCCACATGAATGATGGAGTGGAGGAGAAAAATATCATTTACAACTAGCGTGACAAAACCAGTGTCAATGCTTGCGCCAAATTACCAACTAGTGCCATGTACGACAACCATGAGCTGATATCAGCGCGTTTATATACTGTCACGAATTGCCCCACATGTATTATCTAGTGTGcgccatttaaaaaataaataaaaatagacgCATTTATTGGTACGTTTTATTTGTTAAATATGTCCTAGTGACGGCTGACGATGCTGAGACTTATAGTTCCACAACAGGTAGCCGGTTGTCAAGGAAACAACTGCAGGGTATGCTGGGGTTTGTAGTTCAACAACAGCTACGCAGGGCTCTCTGGCGTCTgataaactacaattcccagcatgccctactAATGACACGCTATCTGACTAACAGCTAGCCCCGCCTATTTTTCCGGCGAAATTCAACGTCACATCTCCCACTGCGCCAATCACCGTCTAGCGCTATGCGTCACCCCAGCAACAGGTCTTCTCTAATTGGTTGGCGTCCGCTGGTACGAGGACCCTTCGCCCAATCAGAGTCGTCAGTCCACTATGGAGCTGCACAGCTATTGGTCCGTATTGACAAGTAAGGCGGAGCTAAGGGTAGACGACTGGAGAGTATAGCGGGACGTGTGGGGATGCTGTAGCCGAGAATCGCGCATCATAcaccgcggccatggacttccTGAGGTCGCTAGGCCACCCGGAGGAGATCGTTAACCTGTTCAGGTTCAAGATGGGCGGCTGTCAGGCTGTCATGCCCAAGCTGAAGAGGGTAAGACCATAAAGCTAGGGGAGGGCATGTTATGTGTGTCCTACAGGTGGTCACATCACAGCAAAGTCAATCGTAAAGTGCGACTGAAAACGCGCCCCTCGTAATGAGAATTAAGGCGTTTGGCGGCGGGACGGTCGGATACGACACTTAATGTCACCCATTTATAATTATAACCCGTACGTTATTAACGATGAAGGTTACCGTCAATATTTGTCTCCAGGGTGGCGCAATCTTTACCTCCCATAGACGGCGGTTACGTTTTTTATTCGCAACAATTTATATAAAATCCACAGGCCACCAGAGTCGTGTTGCGCCAAAGTTGCCAAGACCTTGTGCGGCCAGTGAGTTCGTATCACAGTGACGGTCTAACAACGACCGCCGTCTACGGATctgttcacatgcggcagatattTGTTTGTAGAATCCGCACCGACATtccgcaacaaagttcagaatgtGGATTTTTAGCAACATTAATAAAATTACGTCGTTATGTCGGGAATTTGTGTCTCTATAGCGACAACCGTCCGTTCCCAGGGTCGTGATTGTAGCAAAATATCCGTACATGAATAGGGTTTTTGATCAGGGGGAGGGGATCTTTGCGTCGCTGATTTTCATTGGTTTCTCACATCATATAGAGACGTCAGAGCCGCGGTGCAAATACTAGTGTGTAATGGGGAAAGCGATTCATCGTGCGCGGTAACGTTATTTACATGTAATGGGAGGATCAAaaagtgtgacaggaagagggttcacaaaccaTAACTGCGGGGTGAATGTCAGTCTTATCTTTGGATGTGATCTAACACAAAAACCTAGAAATAtaatcactgtacatacattacattatactccagagctgcactcactattctgctggtggagtcactgtgtacatacattacattacttatcctgtactgatcctgagttacatcctgtattatactccagagctgcaatcactattctgctggtggagtcactgtgtacatacattacattacttatcctgtactgatcctgagttacatcctgtattatactccagagctgcactcactattctgctggtggagtcactgtgtacatacattacattacttatcctgtactgatcctgagtcacatcctgtattatactccagagctgtactcactattctgctggtggagtcactgtgtacatacattacattacttatcctgtactgatcctgagtcacatcctgtattatactccagagctgcactcactattctgctggtggagtcactgtgtacatacattacttatcctgtactgatcctgagttacatcctgtattatactccagagctgcactcactattctgctggtggagtcactgtgtacatacattacattacttatcctgtgctgatcctgagttacatcctgtattatactccagagttgcactcactattctgctggtggagtcactgtgtacatacattacattacttatcttgtactgatcctgagtcacatcctgtattatactccagagctgcactcactattctgctggtggagtcactgtgtacatacattacttatcctgtactgatcctgagttacatcctgtattatactccagagctgcactcactattctgctggtggagtcactgtgtacatacattacattacttatcctgtactgatcctgagttacatcctgtattacactccagagctgcactcactattctgctggtggagtcactgtgtacatacattacattacttatcctgtactgatcctgggttacatcctgtattatactccagagctgcactcactattctgctcgtggagtcactgtgtacatacattacttatcctgtactgatcctgagttacatcctgtattatactccagagctgcactcactcttctgctggtggagtcactgtgtacatacattacattactgatcctgagttacatcctgtattatactccagagcttcactcactattctgctggtggagtcactgtgtacatacattacatatcctgtactgatcctgagttacatccagtattatactccagagctgcactcactattctgctggtggagtcactgtgtacatacattacattacatacaggatgtaactcaggatcagtacaggataagtaatgtaatgtatgtacacggtgactccgccagcagaatagtgagtgcagctctggagtataatacaagatgtaactcaggatcagtacaggataagtaatgtaatgtatgtacacagtgactccaccagcagaatagtgagtgcagctctggagtataatacaggatgtaactcaggataagtaatgtaatgtatgtacacagtgactccaccagcagaataatgagtgcagctctggagtatattaaaggatgtaactcaggatcagtataggataagtaatgtaatgtatgtacacagtgaccccaccagcagaataatgagtgcagctctggagtataatacaggatgtaactcaggatcagtacaggataagtaatgtaatgtatgtacacagtgactccaccagcagaatagtgagtgcagctctggagtataatacaggatgtaactccggatcagtacaggataagtaatggaatgtatgtacacagtgactccaccagcagaatagtgagtgcagctctggagtataatacaggatgtaactcaagatcagtacaggataagtaatgtaatgtatgtacacagtgactccaccagcagaatagtgagtgcagctctggagtataatacaggatgtaactcaggatcagtacaggataagtaatgtaatgtatgtacacagtgactccaccagcagaatagtgagtgcagctctggagtataatacaggatataactcgggatcagtacaggataagtaatgtaatgtatgtacacagtgactacaccagcagaatagtgagtgcagctctggagtataatataggatgtaactcaggatcagtacaggataagtaatgtaatgtatgtacacagtgaccccaccagcagaatagtgagtgcagctctggagtataatacaggatgtaactcaggatcagtacaggataaatgaaaagttataaagtgacttttttttctttttctgtcaactGGTTTTCAGAGTTGAGGACATTGTCACGATATTATGGGGGAGTCCTCATCCATCATACATGATATTGTAGTGACTGGATCACATATAATCAAACAGGATTTGGTCTCCGCATCGCTCCGGCCTTTGGTAGATCTGATCTCTCCTTCATTAAAGTGCCTTTTCCGTCCGGACACTTGTCGGTGATGCCCCCTGTCATGCAGTGCCCGCGTTTGCCCAGTGTTTAGTATGTAGACTGAAGAGCAGGGGGACCATACAGGACACAGGGGGTACATCCTGCCTGACTACCGGGGCCTACACCACATATCAGGCATGTCCTATCTCCTGTCCTCTCCTCTTCGCACCAGTGTGAACATTGGGGGATGCGGTAGCTACAGTCCCGTCATCGGTGGTGGTCCCGTCATCCGTGGTGGTCCCAGCAGTCCCATACTCACTGATCAAACGCTCgctacaatgtaacatcttccacAATGGCGAAATGTAGCAAAACCTCTTCTCGTAATCCCGTCCTGATAGGGAGCAGAGTCCTAGGCGGGATATCGCTACTGATACAACTCGCAACTTGGCCGTTCTCCTTCCAGACCGGAGACTCTCCAGAACTCCCCTCATAGCCAAAAACCTCAGCTGTGACTGCAGGGAACTCCAATAAACCCCCTCCCCCGCACCACACGCACAGCACTCCTGATTGGCTGCTATCCTCACACTGTAGAGCTGATCATCTGCCCCTGTTGTCTtaaatacaactcccagcataccctgatAGCCacgtggcatgctgggagttgtagttttacagcaGCTTTCGGTAATGTTTACATCTGTTTTTTCCGACACGTCGGAGGTAGACGCCGGGAGCGAGCTAGACTGTGATAAAAAGCTACGCCAACGTATACCGATCCCAACAGGGCACGGGAGTCTATGGGTATGTCCGAGTATATGTCAGGGACTACTCCGTGTTTAGCGCCGACGTGCCTGAAAaattagatgtgaacagagcctaagggggCATTTAAAGGAGATGTTTTTGTCCGCAcagtaaaaacgcatcaaaaatcgtGACAAAACCGCGAATTGTTGCGATTTGTGATCCGGTTTTCGCCTGTGCGGTCTTTACAGATGAAGCACATTCATTTTACAAGTttcacttgtaaaaaaaaaaactgcggcaAATCCTGGTAAAACCGTGTGTGGTTTTGTGGCAATTTTCGGTGCGTTTTATCGGCCAAAATATCTCATTAAAACCGCATCCGAAGACGGCGTGTTTTTCACCGCGACTTGGTGTGGTcttttattttgtgtggtttccttTTTTTACTGcaaccgcataaaaaaaatgaaaataacaaatTGCTGGACGGGGGCACGTAGATGAGACGTTTATGGCCGCGCAGTGATACCGTCCGACTGTAAAACTTGTCAAATAAATGTCTATCACCTGTAAAAATTGCGCTGGCGAAAACCACGTcaattttcagtaaaaaaaaagtgtgttttttttaatgcgctTTTTTTGCCGCGCGGCCAAAAACGTCTCCACTAAATGCACCCTATAAACTCATGCGGTTATATGGATGCGTTTTAAACCGCGCCGTCTACACTCTGACTACTCCCTGTCTGGAAAGTTTATAATCCCCACCACAGCACCAGATTATAATCTGCAGATTCCAGCAGCTGTTGCGGATTATTATTATAATCACCACCTCACACGCGGCCCGGATTACACGCCCGGGTATCCGTACACTGGCACACGTCTCTATCCTGCCCGCAACACTGTATCTGGAGGAATTACTGCGCGCTGTCACTTTAAAAGTTTAGGCTTTGCACAGCAGACGTGTAAAGGGTTAATGTGGAGCTCTAGGCTCCACCCAGAACTAGACCATGAAAACATTGCAGAAGTGGGCGTCTGCAGGGACGGTGGGTGTGCCGCTCGTTTGTTGTCAGGACCACTCCTGCAGCGTGCTGGGACGCCAGGGTCCATGGGCACTCAGCAGTCCCTCCGGTGCCAGGGCACTCAGCAGTCCCTCCGGTGCCAGCCCCTGGGCACGGTCGATGATTGATCTCAGCTCCGGAGAAAGTTTCCTCTTTAAATTTGGCTCATGGCCAGTGTAAACTGCAAAGTGGCCGTCTCCCTGTTCAAGAGGACGCTCAGCCTGGGCCCAGCTCCGAAGCCCAGCGGGCAGCGGTCACTACTGGCCATCAGCAGGCTGCAGGAGCGGGGGCTGAAGGAGGGCCGCACCGTACACAAGTGCTTCTCGTCCCAAAACATGGCTGTGTGCAAACTTCACCCTGTTATTCTGCCCCGACAGGACTCCATGAGCGACAGTCTGCAGACCTGCTACCAGTACCTGAACCAGACCAGCAGGAGCTTCGCAGCCGTCATCCAAGCCCTGGACGGGGAGCTCCGGTGGGTGTTCTCTCTACTCTGTGTGTTACGGGTTGATGTGGTGAATTATGAGGGGGGAGCGCgcgcagatttatcaatgtatttctgATTATTGGTTTTGCCGCATTTACTCCCAAAATTGTTTTCTAATATGCTATAATCTACTTATTCACTATTTGTGGCAGCGTTTAGCGACATTTGCGCCATACACGGCGGTTCGTTAAAGCGGCGGGTAAAGTAGGCGTGGCTTACTGCCCGGCCAGAATGTAGACACATTAACGTAATGCTACTTTTTGCCCGAAAACAAAAAGTTGCATCTGTTCTATATACAGACCCCGGCGTAGAAAAAGTGGAGCAATAAACGCCGGTCTTACGGTCCAGTTCACACGTGGTcgatacgttttgtttttttctgcctgGATTTGCAGCCGGAAAATCCGCACGGCAAAATGAAATTTTGGACGTTTTCTGTGCGGATTTAAAAATcgtcagcatgtcaatttatcttgcggatTTTCACCACGGATTTTGCGGTTTTTAGTTAAGGGGGAAAATTGAAAACCAAGTCTGCCGAAAAATCTGAAGATGCGGAT
This genomic stretch from Rhinoderma darwinii isolate aRhiDar2 chromosome 4, aRhiDar2.hap1, whole genome shotgun sequence harbors:
- the NEIL2 gene encoding endonuclease 8-like 2, with protein sequence MPEGPTVRRFCSRVSPFVGQQVVKVGGRTRQIALQDLMGQWLQDCQVHGKNLYVAFGCGLTPEATSDNARELDDGKSHNTHEENASNSFPPSEATTSTNLLDSLKNEENPRRKWLRFHFGLYGSVRVNELARAKQGNKRGDWKDPTPRLILHFTSGGFLVFYNCRILRCSSPSVEPTCDILSSEFDKGKALRALSLPRPVCISLMDQRHFSGVGNIIKNEILFLAEVHPLSLGSLLPVETLRTLVDHAISFTAQWLRNKMQGEPLHYHIYMKEHCEKGHKVVKESIGPPCGLQRLTWYCPTCQERVQSPTQERS